One Helianthus annuus cultivar XRQ/B chromosome 12, HanXRQr2.0-SUNRISE, whole genome shotgun sequence genomic region harbors:
- the LOC110892405 gene encoding uncharacterized protein LOC110892405, with translation MPKRPKIVSVYNDVDKENTQHVVLPIVTRDEASHRRKLRKLILDNKKSNVGTTSSSLNIDSTNINSTSTPCVTSDNIVNKIGFHNFESTPEVTNNVNSSLSSIVTSNNICSTSNRTTTKNDIGNNISTGITSTTCTSSLNRNLQRLSSGKRKLVSKARISSPIPMIDLTTDETVVRDPYKGVSTDYLDHGDQVITCEVCYAKLWDVEKGSGRKEGGKICHMLCCGYAKVVLPDYKTATPYYKSLFMSNDNESKHFLKNIRRYNSMFAFTSMGGKVDQTVNTGNAPFCYRISGENYHSIGSLVPPNGVKPKFCQLYIYDTENELANRTSDNASSSSTSDETDNKLIQQIKAMFDAENVLVKIYRMVRDCFQQNPYTTLKLRLIGKREQDGRTYNLPTSSEVAALIVGDIDNALEKRDIVVETQTGSLKRISELHPSYLALQYPILFPYGDDGYRIDIPHRGVIDVTNKKRPNCTMREFFAYRVQDRSNQFSLILNSRRLFQQFLVDAYTMIESERLNFIRFQQQDLRSDTYENIRKLRYNGQQDLSKVGKRIFLPSSFTGGSRYMMQNYLDAMAICKWYGYPDFFITITCNPKWPEVQRFLKDTNLNPEDRPDILSRIFKIKLDAICKDLKDRDLFGKASAVVYTIEFQKRGLPHAHMCLFMENDYKLPTVDHVDQFISAEIPDLNQDPELYTLVKDHMIHGPCGNARMSSPCMVDRKCSKGFPKKFQDHSTLDSNGFPLYRRRDDGSFVLKNKIQLDNRSVVPYNKKLLKRYQAHINVEWCNQAASIKYLFKYINKGPDRATVAVVPSNNENEQAENDEIKEYYDCRYISACEASWRIFSNEVNYRSPSVMRLPFHLPGQQTVCSGPDEDINQVLNKPSVNSSMFLAWMQRNQDPNDHVARTLTYVQFPRLYVWKLDKRIWVPRIKGKTIGRIHSVSPSTGEAYYLRILLNKVKGPTSFDDIKTVNGRVYDTFRDACYALGLLDDDSEYIEAIKEANISGSAGYIRNLFATMLLSSTLSRPEVVWESTWKYMTDDFLNGLKVSGLPNHRLVLKVGVPVMLLRNIDQRNGLCNGTRLKVTKLYSRVIEAEIISGGNIGSRTFIPRINLVPSDRKIPFAFQRRQFPITVCFAMTINKSQGQSLSKVGLYLRQPVFTHGQLYVALSRVTRRDGIKLLILDNDGRPTNKTTNVVYKEIFNGL, from the exons ATGCCTAAACGACCAAAAATTGTCTCCGTATACAATGACGTTGATAAAGAAAACACTCAGCATG TTGTCCTCCCAATTGTTACTCGAGACGAGGCATCTCATAGAAGAAAATTAAGAAAATTAATCTTGGATAATAAGAAATCAAATGTGGGAACTACATCGTCATCCCTCAATATTGATTCCACTAATATTAATTCCACTTCCACTCCGTGTGTTACATCTGATAACATAGTCAACAAAATTGGTTTTCACAATTTTGAATCCACTCCTGAGGTGACTAATAATGTTAATTCAAGTCTTTCAAGTATTGTAACAA GTAACAATATTTGTAGTACCAGCAATCGTACAACGACAAAAAACGATATTGGGAATAATATTTCAACTGGCATCACATCAACCACCTGCACATCATCATTGAACCGTAATTTGCAAAGGCTATCATCTGGCAAACGTAAGTTGGTATCCAAAGCACGTATTTCGTCTCCTATACCAATGATCGACTTGACCACAGATGAAACCGTAGTACGAGATCCTTATAAAGGTGTTTCTACAG ATTATTTAGATCACGGTGATCAAGTTATTACTTGTGAAGTTTGTTATGCAAAGTTATGGGACGTAGAGAAAGGAAGCGGAAGAAAAGAGGGTGGCAAAATATGTCATATGTTATGTTGTGGTTATGCCAAAGTTGTGTTACCGGATTACAAAACCGCGACACCTTATTATAAAAGTCTATTCATGTCAAATGACAATGAAAGCAAGCACTTTTTGAAGAACATTCGACGATACAATTCTATGTTCGCGTTTACCTCAATGGGTGGTAAGGTTGACCAAACCGTGAATACTGGTAATGCTCCTTTTTGCTACAGAATTAGTGGTGAAAATTACCATTCTATTGGTAGTCTTGTGCCACCAAACGGAGTGAAGCCTAAATTTTGTCAGTTATACATATACGATACTGAAAATGAGTTGGCAAACAG GACTTCAGACAATGCTTCCTCATCATCCACTTCAGATGAAACCGATAATAAGCTGATACAACAAATCAAAGCAATGTTTGATGCCGAAAATGTGCTTGTGAAAATTTATAGGATGGTTAGAGATTGCTTCCAACAAAATCCTTATACCACTTTAAAGCTTCGCCTTATTGGCAAAAGAGAACAAGATGGTCGGACTTATAACTTACCTACTTCCTCAGAGGTTGCTGCTCTTATTGTTGGAGATATCGATAACGCACTTGAGAAAAGAGATATCGTTGTCGAGACACAAACAGGTTCATTAAAAAGAATAAGTGAATTGCATCCATCCTATCTTGCACTTCAGTATCCTATTTTGTTCCCATATGGAGACGACGGTTACAGAATTGACATACCACATAGGGGTGTCATTGATGTTACTAACAAGAAACGTCCGAATTGTACAATGAGAGAGTTTTTTGCGTATCGTGTACAAGATCGTAGTAACCAGTTTTCATTGATTCTAAATTCTCGACGCTTATTCCAACAGTTTTTGGTTGATGCTTATACGATGATTGAGAGCGAGCGACTTAACTTTATAAGATTTCAGCAACAAGATCTCAGGTCTGATACATATGAGAATATCCGGAAACTAAGATATAACGGCCAACAAGATTTGTCTAAGGTTGGAAAACGTATTTTCCTTCCATCTTCCTTTACAGGCGGGTCACgatatatgatgcaaaactaTCTTGACGCAATGGCAATTTGTAAATGGTATGGTTATCCAGACTTTTTTATAACCATTACCTGCAATCCCAAATGGCCGGAGGTTCAAAGGTTTCTTAAGGACACAAATCTTAATCCGGAGGATAGGCCTGATATTTTATCTCGAATTTTTAAAATAAAGCTGGATGCCATTTGTAAAGATTTGAAAGACCGTGATTTGTTTGGAAAAGCTTCTGCTG ttGTTTACACTATTGAGTTTCAGAAGCGAGGATTGCCTCATGCACATATGTGCTTATTCATGGAGAATGATTACAAACTTCCAACTGTAGACCATGTTGATCAGTTTATTTCTGCAGAAATCCCTGATTTAAACCAAGACCCGGAACTATATACGCTTGTGAAAGACCATATGATTCACGGTCCATGTGGTAATGCTAGAATGAGCTCTCCATGTATGGTTGATAGAAAATGTTCAAAAGGTTTTCCAAAGAAATTTCAAGATCACTCAACCTTGGATTCTAACGGATTTCCCTTATACAGAAGAAGAGATGACGGTTCCttcgttttaaaaaataaaattcagTTAGACAATAGAAGTGTTGTACCTTATAACAAAAAGCTTTTGAAAAGATATCAGGCGCATATAAACGTTGAATGGTGCAACCAAGCGGCGTCAATAAAGTATTTGTTCAAGTATATTAATAAAGGTCCTGATAGAGCAACAGTTGCTGTGGTTCCGAGCAACAATGAAAACGAACAAGCAGAAAATGATGAAATTAAAGAGTATTATGACTGTAGGTATATATCTGCGTGTGAAGCGTCTTGGAGGATTTTTTCTAATGAAGTTAATTATAGGAGTCCTTCTGTTATGCGTCTTCCTTTCCATCTTCCTGGACAACAAACAGTTTGTTCCGGTCCAGATGAAGATATTAATCAAGTGCTAAACAAACCATCTGTGAACTCATCAATGTTTTTAGCTTGGATGCAACGTAATCAAGATCCTAACGACCATGTTGCACGTACACTAACATACGTACAGTTTCCGCGTTTATATGTTTGGAAGCTTGACAAGCGTATATGGGTTCCGAGAATAAAAGGAAAAACAATTGGAAGAATTCATTCCGTTTCTCCTTCTACCGGTGAAGCGTACTATTTAAGAattcttcttaacaaagttaaaggACCAACATCGTTTGATGATATTAAAACAGTTAATGGTCGAGTGTACGATACTTTTAGAGATGCTTGCTATGCGCTTGGTTTGTTGGATGACGACTCTGAGTATATTGAGGCCATCAAAGAAGCAAATATATCAGGTAGTGCAGGTTATATTCGCAATTTATTCGCCACCATGTTACTGTCAAGCACATTATCTAGACCTGAAGTTGTCTGGGAAAGCACATGGAAGTATATGACAGATGATTTT CTCAATGGTCTCAAAGTGTCTGGTTTACCAAATCATAGGTTAGTGCTTAAAGTTGGCGTTCCAGTAATGTTGTTGCGAAATATTGACCAACGAAATGGTTTGTGTAACGGTACAAGgttaaaggtcacaaaactttacAGCCGTGTTATTGAAGCTGAGATAATTTCTGGTGGTAATATTGGTTCTCGGACATTCATACCTAGAATCAATTTGGTACCTTCGGACCGAAAGATTCCTTTTGCATTTCAAAGGAGGCAATTTCCAATAACTGTATGTTTTGCAATGACGATTAACAAAAGCCAGGGACAGTCGCTATCTAAGGTTGGGTTGTACCTAAGACAACCAGTTTTCACACATGGTCAATTGTACGTAGCTTTATCCAGGGTTACAAGACGAGATGGAATCAAGTTACTAATACTTGACAATGATGGCAGGCCTACAAATAAAACAACCAATGTCGTATATAAAGAGATATTCAATGGATTGTGA
- the LOC110892406 gene encoding replication protein A 70 kDa DNA-binding subunit B-like, with protein sequence MAKLHEGLKDLTIKFLHLDPPLQITNEMEEGAITLLNNLDLNVDNYTIRIRIVRLWTRADFNNARKVYCYDMIFMDSEGTKMQAFVLAKNASGYQHLLEEKRCLTIRNPSLGENRQKVKYANGGLKINLNNNTVVEECHEAIGSEWGFDFTPFDSVVEDPTVDNKFFKSPIDVIGFVVKSFPFEVDTETNNGQNQKKVTFMLEDLNNKQIFVTLWDGYADQIMEYESSNRGEKNVVVIIQFGKYRFWEGICLFQICYTVTRVLINSDIDEVAEFKQRFIEKLSPEMSSSYSGLSSSVAKSATEEFLSDLTFFPIGSLTSIDTTRFVVIVGTIKSFASNNEWFYNACTNCNKKVSTVTVVKEKQDGTDGSEEVTVLECKTDIY encoded by the exons ATGGCTAAGCTTCATGAAGGGTTAAAAGATTTGACCATAAAATTTTTGCATCTGGACCCGCCACTGCAGATTACTAACG AAATGGAAGAAGGTGCAATCACATTGTTGAATAATTTGGACCTCAATGTTGATAACTATACCATAAGAATACGCATTGTTCGTTTGTGGACAAGAGCTGATTTCAATAACGCTAGAAAAGTGTATTGTTATGATATGATATTCATGGACAGTGAG GGAACAAAAATGCAAGCTTTTGTTTTGGCTAAAAACGCATCTGGATATCAACATCTTTTGGAAGAAAAGCGTTGTTTGACGATTAGAAATCCTTCATTGGGTGAGAATCGTCAGAAGGTGAAGTACGCTAACGGTGGTTTGAAGATTAACCTTAATAACAACACCGTTGTTGAGGAATGCCACGAGGCTATTGGTTCTGAATGGGGTTTTGATTTTACTCCCTTTGATTCAGTTGTGGAGGATCCAACAGTTGACAACAAGTTTTTTAAAAGTCCAATTG ATGTAATTGGTTTTGTGGTCAAAAGTTTTCCCTTCGAGGTAGACACAGAAACTAATAACGGACAAAACCAGAAGAAAGTCACCTTTATGCTTGAAGACTtgaa CAATAAGCAGATCTTTGTGACTCTTTGGGACGGTTATGCGGATCAAATAATGGAGTATGAGAGCAGCAATCGAGGTGAAAAAAATGTCGTCGTAATCATTCAGTTTGGGAAGTACAGATTCTGGGAG GGCATTTGTCTGTTTCAAATTTGTTATACTGTCACCCGAGTCTTAATTAACAGTGATATTGATGAGGTTGCTGAGTTTAAACAAAG atTTATCGAGAAACTTTCTCCCGAAATGTCTTCCAGTTATTCTGGCCTAAGTTCTTCGGTTGCGAAGTCTGCCACTGAAGAATTTCTTTCTGACCTCACCTTTTTTCCCATCGGGTCGTTAACCTCAATAGATACG ACGAGGTTTGTTGTCATTGTTGGCACTATCAAGAGTTTTGCATCGAACAATGAGTGGTTTTACAACGCGTGCACAAACTGCAACAAAAAGGTTTCAACCGTTACTGTTGTTAAAGAAAAGCAGGATGGTACTGATGGTTCTGAAGAGGTTACTGTCTTAGAATGCAAGACTGATATTt ATTAG